One Polypterus senegalus isolate Bchr_013 unplaced genomic scaffold, ASM1683550v1 scaffold_3311, whole genome shotgun sequence genomic window carries:
- the LOC120522417 gene encoding uncharacterized protein LOC120522417 has protein sequence MHALQLYVWRKDEANAAATSSLPKTTTVAPSASLSAAASVVEIPDDVLLSASMELEAASTSQSATSRGPVPSQRSQPMADPGKQPSQTLSVARRELPLPEGWRRSLPKEQHKWVSRALFTRGKDGKPVLTSNLRLWWFPPGPRNVHLQPPTSPDTFFQRPFFLWMPYRMWDYKLSCTACSHRLAGAGLYRTVRRVLDTDGWYFMATEYLECRHCRKKVAGWSQDILDQLHHTHRDDFPAILTYRLSCDIKLIGQMQERTLGNGATRLRRYLLEQHTRSWLTRSKKFMYAVSKFITPGAEPPAASAPLPRMTPVPGTKWLLSVYAREVASRIEETKARITSIFGSILKMDSTKKVTKKLAGAAAGTAAWVTSVGRERPGPDQRPHCSQGRWPAPHGHRADAAIP, from the exons ATGCATGCACTCCAGCTGTATGTGTGGCGGAAAGACGAGGCGAATGCAGCAGCAACCTCCTCCCTTCCCAAAACCACCACCGTTGCCCCCAGCgcctctctctctgcagcagccTCCGTCGTCGAGATTCCGGATGACGTGCTGCTGTCGGCCAGCATGGAGCTGGAGGCTG CATCTACCTCCCAGTCTGCAACCAGTAGAGGGCCAGTGCCATCCCAGCGCTCCCAACCGATGGCTGATCCGGGAAAGCAGCCTTCGCAAACGCTATCTGTAGCCAGGAGAGAG cTACCTTTGCCCGAGGGCTGGAGGAGGTCATTACCCAAGGAACAGCACAAGTGGGTAAGCCGGGCCCTTTTCACCAGGGGCAAGGACGGAAAGCCTGTGCTGACCTCCAACCTTCGCCTTTGGTGGTTTCCTCCCGGCCCCCGCAACGTGCACCTCCAGCCCCCAACATCGCCCGACACCTTTTTTCAGCGCCCGTTCTTCCTATGGATGCCGTACCGCATGTGGGACTACAAGCTGTCCTGCACGGCGTGCAGCCACAGGTTGGCGGGAGCCGGACTCTACAGGACCGTCCGGAGGGTCCTGGACACAGACGGATGGTACTTTATGGCCACGGAGTACCTAGAGTGCCGGCACTGCAGGAAGAAGGTGGCGGGCTGGTCGCAGGATATCCTGGATCAGCTGCACCACACGCACCGGGATGACTTTCCAGCTATCCTGACTTACAG GTTATCCTGCGACATAAAGCTGATTGGGCAGATGCAGGAGCGCACGCTGGGCAATGGGGCCACCCGGCTGCGCAGATATCTACTCGAGCAGCACACCAGGTCCTGGCTGACGCGGTCCAAAAAGTTCATGTACGCGGTCTCCAAATTTATCACACCGGGTGCTGAGCCACCTGCGGCTTCGGCTCCTCTACCGCGGATGACCCCGGTGCCCGGTACAAAGTGGTTGTTGTCCGTCTATGCCAGGGAGGTGGCTTCGAGGATAGAAGAGACCAAGGCCCGGATCACCTCCATCTTTGGCTCAATCCTGAAGATGGACTCAACGAAGAAG GTGACCAAGAAACTTGCCGGTGCCGCGGCAGGAACGGCAGCCTGGGTGACCAGCGTGGGGAGAGAGCGGCCAGGTCCTGATCAGCGTCCTCACTGCAGCCAAGGGCGCTGGCCTGCACCCCATGGCCACCGGGCTGATGCGGCGATACCGTGA